Proteins from one Chitinophagales bacterium genomic window:
- a CDS encoding DNA starvation/stationary phase protection protein, which translates to MKNLIGLDKGNAEKLANELNLLLANYQLYYQNLRGFHWNIKGDQFFELHAKFEELYTDAQTSIDEIAERILTLGVTPLHTFSSYLKVTKIEEQKDLSDGKSTVNATLEALQTIIAQEREIMELASKTNDEGTATLISDYITKQEKVVWMLGAYLK; encoded by the coding sequence ATGAAAAATTTAATAGGACTGGACAAAGGAAATGCTGAAAAACTTGCCAATGAGCTGAATTTGCTTTTGGCTAATTATCAATTGTATTATCAGAATTTAAGAGGCTTTCACTGGAATATAAAAGGCGATCAGTTTTTTGAATTGCATGCAAAATTTGAAGAGCTATATACAGATGCCCAAACCTCAATTGATGAAATTGCTGAGCGAATATTGACACTTGGCGTTACGCCATTGCACACTTTCAGTTCTTATTTGAAAGTGACTAAAATTGAAGAGCAAAAAGACCTTTCAGATGGAAAATCTACCGTGAATGCCACACTTGAAGCTTTGCAGACAATCATAGCGCAGGAAAGGGAAATCATGGAGCTCGCTTCAAAAACCAATGATGAAGGTACAGCCACATTGATCAGTGACTATATTACCAAACAGGAAAAAGTAGTTTGGATGTTGGGTGCTTATTTGAAGTAG
- a CDS encoding response regulator: MEKNLKILLVEDNPGDAFLVKFYLEESIFKTAEFIHAEYLNTALDILSKNKIDVVLLDLNLPDSKGVETVQQILENGGESVVIVLTGLSDNELGVQTVKLGAQDFLVKGQFDGKVLTSSIRYAFERAQLKQRVRELDENSMQFHETQEIAELGYWKLDLQSKELWMTSYLKELLGLKVQRNYALKNLQNLLDKASSEKLGTSIEEAIEKKKDFSLSIKLKDQEKPAFLIKARYKTENDTLVGIIQKV; the protein is encoded by the coding sequence ATGGAGAAAAATTTAAAAATATTGCTGGTAGAAGACAATCCCGGTGATGCGTTTTTGGTGAAGTTTTACCTGGAAGAATCTATTTTTAAAACAGCAGAGTTTATTCATGCCGAATACCTAAATACAGCACTTGACATTTTATCCAAAAATAAAATTGATGTAGTCCTGCTCGATTTGAATTTGCCCGACAGCAAAGGCGTGGAAACCGTGCAGCAGATTCTGGAAAATGGAGGTGAATCAGTGGTGATTGTTCTGACAGGACTGTCAGATAATGAATTAGGAGTACAAACGGTCAAGCTTGGTGCGCAGGATTTTCTTGTAAAAGGTCAGTTTGACGGAAAAGTACTTACTTCATCTATACGCTATGCGTTTGAACGTGCTCAACTCAAACAAAGAGTCCGTGAATTGGATGAAAACTCCATGCAATTTCACGAAACCCAGGAAATAGCTGAACTGGGTTATTGGAAATTGGACCTGCAAAGTAAAGAATTGTGGATGACGTCTTATTTGAAGGAATTGCTTGGCCTGAAGGTACAACGCAACTATGCATTGAAAAATCTTCAAAATTTGCTTGATAAAGCTTCATCTGAAAAATTGGGAACATCAATAGAAGAAGCAATTGAAAAGAAAAAAGACTTTAGTCTTTCAATAAAACTCAAGGACCAGGAAAAACCGGCATTTCTAATAAAAGCAAGATACAAAACTGAAAATGATACTTTGGTAGGAATTATCCAGAAAGTATAG
- a CDS encoding PAS domain S-box protein, protein MAVQNKSLKDKIADLELENKQLKEALANQVDSFARQSSKVTFENRQLLNVTNNTSDLVLITDGKGKLNYANEAFKSFTGIKNQVALERPELMKFFAPESLDTILSETVPALFKKNKWSGEVNITSKDQRVVPFSLMLWTQKDNKGNFEFFACIARDITDQKSKQREMAILARIPDENPFPVMRISGEGVLEYANKASSKLLQKWEVKQGEMMPDLWKRIIRKNLQDEKNKEFELTAGNRIFELLLSPIQEYNYVNIFGNDITTKKLSGIELKSSERRYRAVVDDQTEFISRFLPNGTITFANKAYCEYFGLDRKMIIGKNLFGNIPRNELIEFKKRLSQLTFENPVVTYDERIKMRDGSFRWQLWTDRAIYDENGKFIEYQSVGQDITKVKLAEEAISQQQQYLRDIIDANPNAIYVRDSEGVIQMINKACSKLFPGTVKKIINKNPEKESWSKKEAYVQLFNYDLQTLNTGLIQVLPELKVGTSDNIRWFQTIKTPIKSPDGSEIQVLSVSTEITDRKLTEEELKFQLDLKEMIATLSAQFINLHWTEIDRVLEESLAIVGKFIKVDRTIITTVENDEIKISKYWTHSNPEEWEKVKQEFEKLKPTDMNWILKPVTEYGYFLLKDAEAIYKKKPKNYELLQQANIKSLLILPMFSKGKPVAYFSLENTRKAKQWNPDTIALFRILTQVFSNAMERRNAEQKLSKRMELEKIITHLSSKFINIDSTRTNAEIKKSLQHVGEFLNVDQAFVILKNQEGKSFNLSHHWSVKHENISSQYLKNIPSKNHVWEFKQLRGQNVLAINKVSELPPMASDLRAIMSLLNITSLLVVPISYEDKFYGALGFTSEKSQLYWSEDVLSLLKILGQVFANALERKKVEESLIEQEEIYRTLAKNIPNSSVFLYDKNLRFKLSEGDGLASAGLSREKIEGKTLRKVLAKELADIFEPYCKNALIGKESTLEKKIGQTYFLMHFLPVRNQNGHIYMGMVVAIDITNLKEIQKELETQTDELRRSNEDLEQFAYAASHDLQEPLRMVSSYVHLIKRRLGNSINGEIHEFMDFATDGAARMQDLVNDLLEYSRVDRAGRDFEMIDLHELLQVQETMLQNSIKNANATIEYGKMPKVKGDKSQLHSLFQNLIENAIKFRGDSPPVVEIGYKEYKDRYNIWVKDNGIGIDDRFSERIFVIFQRLNNRANYSGTGIGLAICKKIVERHGGKIWVKSKAGKGSAFYFNLKK, encoded by the coding sequence ATGGCTGTTCAAAATAAATCATTAAAAGATAAAATTGCTGATTTAGAACTGGAAAATAAGCAGTTGAAAGAAGCACTCGCAAATCAAGTTGACAGTTTTGCCAGGCAAAGTAGTAAAGTTACTTTTGAAAACAGGCAATTGCTCAATGTCACCAACAATACATCAGACTTAGTACTTATTACAGATGGAAAAGGTAAGCTCAATTATGCCAATGAAGCCTTTAAATCCTTTACCGGAATAAAAAATCAGGTAGCACTGGAGCGACCAGAGCTCATGAAGTTTTTTGCACCGGAAAGTTTGGATACAATTCTCAGTGAAACGGTACCAGCCCTGTTTAAGAAAAACAAATGGTCAGGAGAAGTAAATATTACAAGCAAAGATCAACGCGTAGTTCCCTTTTCACTGATGTTGTGGACACAAAAAGACAATAAAGGAAATTTCGAGTTTTTTGCCTGTATTGCACGGGATATTACAGATCAGAAATCCAAGCAAAGAGAAATGGCCATTCTGGCACGTATTCCTGATGAAAACCCATTTCCGGTAATGCGTATTTCTGGCGAAGGAGTACTGGAATATGCCAATAAAGCCAGTAGTAAGCTTTTGCAAAAATGGGAGGTTAAACAAGGAGAAATGATGCCTGACCTCTGGAAGAGAATTATCCGCAAAAACTTGCAGGATGAGAAAAATAAAGAATTTGAACTTACGGCAGGGAACAGAATATTTGAACTGCTACTTTCTCCTATTCAAGAATACAATTATGTGAATATTTTTGGTAATGATATTACTACCAAAAAACTTTCCGGCATTGAGCTAAAATCAAGCGAAAGAAGATACAGAGCGGTAGTTGATGACCAAACTGAGTTTATTTCAAGATTTTTGCCTAATGGTACTATTACTTTTGCAAATAAGGCTTATTGCGAATATTTTGGCCTGGATAGAAAAATGATAATTGGCAAAAACCTGTTTGGTAATATTCCCCGCAATGAGTTAATTGAATTTAAAAAAAGGCTGTCGCAACTAACATTTGAAAACCCAGTAGTAACATATGACGAGCGCATTAAAATGCGTGATGGCAGTTTCCGTTGGCAACTATGGACAGATCGGGCCATTTATGATGAAAACGGAAAATTTATTGAGTATCAATCTGTAGGTCAGGATATTACTAAAGTGAAATTGGCCGAAGAGGCCATCAGTCAACAGCAACAATACCTCAGAGATATTATTGACGCAAACCCCAATGCCATTTATGTCAGAGATTCTGAAGGAGTGATTCAGATGATCAACAAAGCATGTAGTAAACTTTTCCCGGGGACTGTTAAAAAAATTATAAATAAGAATCCCGAAAAAGAAAGCTGGTCAAAAAAAGAGGCTTATGTGCAACTTTTTAATTATGACTTGCAAACATTGAATACGGGTTTGATTCAGGTATTGCCTGAATTAAAGGTTGGTACTTCCGACAATATCAGATGGTTCCAAACTATTAAAACACCAATAAAATCCCCTGATGGCAGTGAGATTCAGGTTTTAAGTGTGTCTACAGAAATCACAGACAGGAAATTAACAGAGGAAGAATTGAAATTTCAGTTAGACCTAAAAGAAATGATTGCGACTCTCTCTGCACAATTCATTAATTTACATTGGACTGAAATAGATAGGGTTCTAGAAGAATCGCTGGCCATTGTCGGCAAATTCATTAAGGTAGATCGCACCATTATTACTACAGTAGAAAATGATGAAATTAAGATCTCAAAATACTGGACGCATAGCAATCCAGAAGAATGGGAAAAGGTAAAACAGGAGTTTGAAAAACTGAAACCCACGGATATGAACTGGATACTAAAACCTGTCACTGAATATGGATATTTTTTACTGAAGGATGCAGAAGCCATATATAAAAAGAAGCCGAAAAATTACGAACTCTTACAACAGGCAAATATCAAATCATTGTTGATATTGCCCATGTTCTCGAAAGGTAAACCTGTAGCCTATTTTTCTTTGGAAAATACAAGAAAAGCAAAACAATGGAATCCCGATACCATTGCGTTGTTCAGGATTTTAACCCAGGTTTTTTCCAATGCAATGGAAAGGAGAAATGCAGAGCAAAAGCTCAGTAAAAGGATGGAGCTGGAAAAGATTATTACGCATCTCTCTTCTAAATTTATAAATATTGATTCAACCCGAACCAATGCAGAAATCAAGAAATCCTTACAACATGTTGGTGAATTTCTGAATGTAGACCAGGCATTTGTTATACTCAAAAATCAAGAAGGTAAATCATTTAATTTAAGCCATCACTGGTCTGTAAAACATGAAAATATTAGCAGTCAGTACTTGAAAAATATCCCATCTAAAAATCATGTTTGGGAATTTAAGCAACTCAGAGGTCAAAATGTTCTGGCTATAAACAAAGTTTCAGAACTTCCGCCTATGGCTTCAGATCTACGGGCAATTATGAGCCTGCTAAATATTACCTCATTACTGGTAGTTCCAATTTCTTATGAGGATAAGTTTTATGGAGCACTCGGTTTTACATCTGAAAAATCACAATTGTATTGGAGTGAAGATGTTTTATCACTTTTGAAAATACTAGGACAGGTATTTGCTAATGCGCTGGAGCGCAAAAAAGTAGAAGAATCGTTAATTGAGCAAGAAGAAATATACAGAACACTGGCCAAGAACATCCCGAACTCTTCAGTGTTTTTGTATGATAAAAATCTACGTTTCAAACTTTCAGAAGGTGATGGACTAGCAAGTGCAGGCCTGAGCAGAGAAAAAATTGAAGGAAAAACCCTTAGAAAAGTACTGGCCAAAGAACTTGCCGATATTTTTGAACCTTATTGTAAAAATGCATTGATAGGAAAAGAATCTACCCTGGAGAAAAAAATAGGGCAAACTTATTTTTTAATGCATTTTCTTCCTGTAAGGAATCAGAATGGCCATATATATATGGGAATGGTCGTAGCCATTGACATTACCAATCTGAAAGAAATTCAAAAAGAACTCGAAACACAAACCGATGAACTAAGACGCTCCAATGAAGACCTGGAACAATTTGCATATGCTGCCTCGCATGATTTGCAAGAACCCCTGCGTATGGTAAGCAGCTATGTGCATTTAATCAAAAGGAGATTGGGAAATTCAATAAACGGGGAAATTCACGAGTTTATGGATTTTGCAACAGATGGAGCTGCTCGTATGCAAGATTTAGTAAATGATCTTTTAGAATACTCAAGAGTTGATAGAGCAGGCAGGGATTTTGAAATGATTGATCTACATGAGCTATTGCAAGTACAGGAAACGATGCTGCAAAACTCTATTAAAAATGCCAATGCCACAATTGAATATGGCAAAATGCCAAAAGTAAAAGGAGATAAATCACAATTGCACAGTCTCTTTCAAAATTTAATTGAAAATGCCATAAAGTTTCGTGGAGACAGTCCACCTGTTGTAGAAATTGGTTATAAAGAATACAAAGACCGCTACAATATTTGGGTAAAAGACAATGGAATTGGTATAGATGATAGATTTTCAGAACGTATTTTTGTAATTTTCCAGCGTTTAAATAATAGAGCAAATTATTCGGGGACAGGCATAGGGCTTGCTATTTGCAAGAAGATTGTAGAAAGGCACGGAGGAAAAATATGGGTGAAATCTAAAGCCGGAAAGGGTTCTGCTTTTTATTTCAACCTTAAAAAATAG
- a CDS encoding response regulator yields MVQKVNKKQIKILLVEDNPGDIRLTQEVFKDSAFDVSIEVCYDGEEALLYLKDKSTADKEAYLPDIIILDLNLPKKNGLELLKDIKNNSDMVHLPVIMLTSSEAQNDILSVYRERANCYLTKPVDYDEFCRAINMIENFWFDIASLPKSKNLG; encoded by the coding sequence ATGGTACAAAAAGTAAACAAGAAGCAAATAAAAATACTGCTGGTAGAAGACAACCCCGGAGATATACGGCTCACACAGGAAGTATTCAAAGACAGTGCTTTTGATGTATCAATCGAAGTTTGCTATGATGGAGAAGAAGCATTATTATATCTAAAAGATAAATCTACAGCAGATAAAGAAGCGTATTTGCCGGATATAATTATTCTCGACTTGAATTTACCTAAGAAAAATGGCTTGGAGTTGTTAAAGGATATTAAAAATAATTCAGACATGGTTCATCTTCCTGTTATTATGTTAACTTCATCAGAGGCTCAAAATGATATTTTGTCGGTCTATCGCGAAAGAGCCAATTGTTATCTTACAAAGCCGGTAGATTATGATGAATTTTGTAGAGCAATTAATATGATTGAAAATTTTTGGTTTGATATTGCCAGTTTGCCCAAGTCAAAAAATTTAGGATAG